A single region of the Labrus bergylta chromosome 10, fLabBer1.1, whole genome shotgun sequence genome encodes:
- the fas gene encoding tumor necrosis factor receptor superfamily member 23 isoform X3 → MTTDSNKVPALFIVCVLIFKLVSFPSASSQTNAGSPCEHGTYKHEGRDCCRCGIGNKVKAHCVTNLQYGQCEPCEPGTFRDHLSQETCEPCTYCNHQNENLEEAEPCTPPRNAKCRCKPDHYCIGDKEDCRLCHPCAKCDAKGIKVKCTGNSNTVCNEEIKGGNQEKIIVGIVVAVLVLIIAAAAAAAAVFIWKKKYRSGGEVIASGTNGNVLRLSKGGAGAPASKSSSCGSPASHP, encoded by the exons ATGACAACAGACTCCAACAAGGTTCCTGCCTTGTTCATCGTCTGCGTTTTAATCTTTAAACTGGT gTCCTTTCCTTCCGCCTCATCCCAAACTAATGCGGGAAGTCCGTGTGAACATGGCACCTACAAGCACGAGGGGAGGGACTGCTGTCGATGCGGGATTG GTAACAAGGTGAAGGCACACTGCGTTACGAATCTACAATATGGGCAATGTGAGCCCTGTGAGCCTGGGACGTTCAGAGATCATCTCAGTCAAGAGACCTGTGAGCCCTGCACATACTGCAATCACCAGAATG AAAATCTAGAGGAGGCTGAACCTTGTACCCCTCCCAGGAACGCAAAGTGTCGCTGTAAACCGGATCACTACTGCATCGGTGACAAAGAAGACTGTCGCCTCTGCCATCCTTGTGCAAA GTGTGATGCTAAGGGCATCAAGGTGAAATGCACGGGCAACAGCAACACAGTCTGCAATGAAGAAATTAAAG GAGGAAATCAAGAAAAAATTATAGTGGGCATAGTTGTTGCAGTTCTAGTGTTAAtcattgctgctgctgctgctgctgctgctgtgttcatTTGGAAGAAAAAATATC GATCAGGAGGAGAGGTCATAGCATCAGGAACAAATGGAAATGTG CTGCGCCTTTCTAAAGGAGGTGCAG GAGCTCCAGCCTCTAAGAG
- the fas gene encoding tumor necrosis factor receptor superfamily member 23 isoform X4, giving the protein MTTDSNKVPALFIVCVLIFKLVSFPSASSQTNAGSPCEHGTYKHEGRDCCRCGIGNKVKAHCVTNLQYGQCEPCEPGTFRDHLSQETCEPCTYCNHQNENLEEAEPCTPPRNAKCRCKPDHYCIGDKEDCRLCHPCAKCDAKGIKVKCTGNSNTVCNEEIKGGNQEKIIVGIVVAVLVLIIAAAAAAAAVFIWKKKYRSGGEVIASGTNGNVLRLSKGGAGAPASKR; this is encoded by the exons ATGACAACAGACTCCAACAAGGTTCCTGCCTTGTTCATCGTCTGCGTTTTAATCTTTAAACTGGT gTCCTTTCCTTCCGCCTCATCCCAAACTAATGCGGGAAGTCCGTGTGAACATGGCACCTACAAGCACGAGGGGAGGGACTGCTGTCGATGCGGGATTG GTAACAAGGTGAAGGCACACTGCGTTACGAATCTACAATATGGGCAATGTGAGCCCTGTGAGCCTGGGACGTTCAGAGATCATCTCAGTCAAGAGACCTGTGAGCCCTGCACATACTGCAATCACCAGAATG AAAATCTAGAGGAGGCTGAACCTTGTACCCCTCCCAGGAACGCAAAGTGTCGCTGTAAACCGGATCACTACTGCATCGGTGACAAAGAAGACTGTCGCCTCTGCCATCCTTGTGCAAA GTGTGATGCTAAGGGCATCAAGGTGAAATGCACGGGCAACAGCAACACAGTCTGCAATGAAGAAATTAAAG GAGGAAATCAAGAAAAAATTATAGTGGGCATAGTTGTTGCAGTTCTAGTGTTAAtcattgctgctgctgctgctgctgctgctgtgttcatTTGGAAGAAAAAATATC GATCAGGAGGAGAGGTCATAGCATCAGGAACAAATGGAAATGTG CTGCGCCTTTCTAAAGGAGGTGCAG GAGCTCCAGCCTCTAAGAGGTAA